A stretch of Eriocheir sinensis breed Jianghai 21 chromosome 68, ASM2467909v1, whole genome shotgun sequence DNA encodes these proteins:
- the LOC126988217 gene encoding serine-rich adhesin for platelets-like isoform X7: MAPIQQSVSTAASNSRSTSDLTTGSTRDFANSVHKVKESYSSNSSSISSSSHSDAAHSSMTGSRPGDATQQETLLPISSRGHFFSDAFFEDARQHFESAVRKVLERRGHSRSSVHDDLTSYRMLRQADLSESTQAATVTENATCHQVVMDVRDFTAGDVKVKVVDEDEVVVEGSVEQRSGGSVSKKSFRRSFTFPGLVKAADITSTMSSDGVLTVTVPKKEHVAQITNITVQESNTSADSARTNTSAQNAKTNINKTNTQTTSSADTAKTLAQAARQTSATTHSQSSSSVASSATTVDSSVRSASRESQQASDTTTTATAKDATFTKPASENDFPVQPSDLLLPISHGGLFFQDSFFAQAHQEFEEAMKKVLQSAGESPKADVMTSYRSLRERHLTDENQAVSRSEDSQQHKVVMDVRDFTAGDVKVKVVDEDEVVVEGSVEQRSGGSVSKKSFRRSFTFPGLVKAADITSTMSSDGVLTVTVPKKEHVAQITNITVQESNTKTNTSADSARTNTSAQNAKTNINKTNTQTTSSADTAKTLAQAARQTSATTHSQSSSSVASSATTVDSSVRSASRESQQASDTTTTATAKDATFTKPASENGFPAQPSDLLLPITHGGLFFQDSFFAQAHQEFEEAMKKVLQSAGESPKADVMTSYRSLRERHLTDENQAVSRSEDSQQHKVVMDVRDFTAGDVKVKVVDEDEVVVEGSVEQRSGGSVSKKSFRRSFTFPGLVKAADITSTMSSDGVLTVTVPKKEHVGQITNITVQESNTKTNTSADSARTNTSAQNTKTNSNKTNTVAGNTQTTTSADTATTLAQAARQTSATTHSQSSSSMASSATTVDSSVRSASREFQQASDTTNTTTATDAACTKPASENGFPAQPSDLLLPISHGGLFFQDSFFAQAHQEFEEAMKKVLQSAGEFPKADVMTSYRNLRERHLTDENQAMSRSEDSQQHKVVMDVRDFMAGDVKVKVVDEDEVVVEGSVEQRSGGSVSKKSFRRSFTFPGLVKAADITSTMSSDGVLTVTVPKKQSSCDVRVIGNSSTVRDAVATAEKQSSSSVSSSSTTVKESSSRTSVRDEGSSLHALNNMSSRTAAAGDRHQQQQVRAASQESATTSHGRRDAAGKSSWVLDSLLPVFPKGPFFHDSFFEESRQHFETAVKEALGRLGQEEEAAADDFSLYRSLRAKDMTDASQAVKVTEDEHGHQVVLDVRDFQGGDVRVKVVGSSQVQVEGRLEKEEGGRSSTRSFRRRFHLPGVLDVAAVTSALSSDGVLTIRAPKGRPAAGKPSC, translated from the exons ATGGCGCCCATCCAGCAGTCTGTCTCCACCGCAGCCTCCAACAGCAGGAGCACCAGTGACCTGACCACCGGCAGCACGCGTGACTTTGCCAACAGTGTCCACAAGGTGAAGGAGAGctacagcagcaacagcagcagcatctcctcctccagccacaGCGACGCAGCACACAGCAGCATGACCGGCAGCAGACCCGGCGACGCGACACAGCAGGAGACGCTGCTGCCCATCTCCTCCAGAGGACACTTCTTCAGCGACGCCTTCTTCGAGGACGCCCGCCAGCACTTCGAGTCGGCCGTGAGGAAAGTGCTGGAGCGGCGCGGCCACAGCAGGTCCAGCGTGCACGACGACCTGACCAGCTACAGGATGCTGCGGCAGGCTGACCTCAGCGAGAGCACGCAGGCCGCCACCGTCACGGAGAACGCCACCTGCCACCAG GTTGTGATGGACGTGCGGGACTTCACGGCGGGAGacgtgaaggtgaaggtggtggacgaggacgaggtggtggtggagggcagcGTGGAGCAGAGGAGCGGCGGCTCAGTGTCCAAAAAGAGCTTCCGTCGCAGCTTCACCTTCCCGGGGCTGGTGAAGGCCGCGGACATCACCTCCACCATGTCCTCCGACGGCGTCCTCACCGTCACGGTGCCCAAGAAG gAGCACGTGGCCCAGATCACCAACATCACCGTTCAGGAGTCAAACACATCAGCAGACTCTGCCAGGACAAACACATCAGCACAAAACGCCAAGACGAACAtaaacaagacaaacacacagacaacctCCTCAGCAGACACCGCCAAGACCCTGGCACAGGCCGCCCGCCAGACCTCCGCCACAACACACTCACAGTCGTCGTCGTCAGTGGCCTCGAGCGCCACAACCGTCGACAGCTCCGTCAGGAGCGCGTCGAGGGAGTCCCAGCAGGCgagtgacaccaccaccaccgccactgccaagGACGCTACCTTTACGAAGCCTGCGTCCGAGAACGACTTCCCCGTCCAGCCCTCAGACCTGCTGCTGCCCATCTCGCACGGCGGACTCTTCTTCCAAGACTCGTTCTTCGCCCAGGCTCACCAGGAGTTTGAGGAGGCCATGAAGAAGGTGCTGCAGTCAGCGGGCGAGTCTCCCAAGGCTGACGTCATGACCTCCTACAGGAGTCTGCGGGAGCGACACCTGACGGACGAGAACCAGGCGGTGTCCCGCAGCGAGGACAGCCAGCAGCACAAG GTTGTGATGGACGTGCGGGACTTCACGGCGGGAGacgtgaaggtgaaggtggtggacgaagacgag gtggtggtggagggcagtGTGGAGCAGAGGAGCGGCGGCTCAGTGTCCAAAAAGAGCTTCCGTCGCAGCTTCACCTTCCCGGGGCTGGTGAAGGCCGCGGACATCACCTCCACCATGTCCTCCGACGGCGTCCTCACCGTCACGGTGCCCAAGAAG gAGCACGTGGCCCAGATCACCAACATCACCGTTCAGGAGTCAAACACCAAGACTAACACATCGGCAGACTCTGCCAGGACAAACACATCAGCACAAAACGCCAAGACGAACAtaaacaagacaaacacacagacaacctCCTCAGCAGACACCGCCAAGACCCTGGCACAGGCCGCCCGCCAGACCTCCGCCACAACACACTCACAGTCGTCGTCGTCAGTGGCCTCGAGCGCCACAACCGTCGACAGCTCCGTCAGGAGCGCGTCGAGGGAGTCCCAGCAGGCgagtgacaccaccaccaccgccactgccaagGACGCTACCTTTACGAAGCCTGCGTCCGAGAACGGCTTCCCCGCCCAGCCCTCAGACCTGCTGCTGCCCATCACACACGGCGGACTCTTCTTCCAAGACTCGTTCTTCGCCCAGGCTCACCAGGAGTTCGAGGAGGCCATGAAGAAGGTGCTGCAGTCAGCGGGCGAGTCTCCCAAGGCTGACGTCATGACCTCCTACAGGAGTCTGCGGGAGCGACACCTGACGGACGAGAACCAGGCGGTGTCCCGCAGCGAGGACAGCCAGCAGCACAAG GTTGTAATGGACGTGCGGGACTTCACGGCGGGAGacgtgaaggtgaaggtggtggacgaggacgaggtggtggtggagggcagcGTGGAGCAGAGGAGCGGCGGCTCAGTGTCCAAAAAGAGCTTCCGTCGCAGCTTCACCTTCCCGGGGCTGGTGAAGGCCGCGGACATCACCTCCACCATGTCCTCCGATGGCGTCCTCACCGTCACGGTGCCCAAGAag GAGCACGTGGGCCAGATCACCAACATCACCGTTCAGGAATCTAACACCAAGACTAACACATCGGCAGACTCTGCCAGGACAAACACATCAGCACAAAACACCAAGACGAACAGCAACAAGACAAACACAGTAGCCGGAAACACACAGACAACCACGTCAGCAGACACCGCCACGACCCTGGCACAGGCCGCCCGCCAGACCTCCGCCACAACACACTCACAGTCATCGTCGTCAATGGCCTCGAGCGCCACAACCGTCGACAGCTCCGTCAGGAGCGCGTCGAGGGAGTTCCAGCAAGCGAgtgacaccaccaacaccaccaccgccacggacGCAGCCTGCACGAAGCCTGCGTCCGAGAACGGCTTCCCCGCCCAGCCCTCAGACCTGCTGCTGCCCATCTCGCACGGCGGACTCTTCTTCCAAGACTCGTTCTTCGCCCAGGCTCACCAGGAGTTCGAGGAGGCCATGAAGAAGGTGCTTCAGTCAGCGGGCGAGTTTCCCAAGGCTGACGTCATGACCTCCTACAGGAATCTGCGGGAACGACACTTGACGGACGAGAACCAGGCGATGTCCCGCAGCGAGGACAGCCAGCAGCACAAG GTTGTGATGGACGTGCGGGACTTCATGGCGGGAGacgtgaaggtgaaggtggtggacgaggacgaggtggtggtggagggcagtGTGGAGCAGAGGAGCGGCGGCTCAGTGTCCAAAAAGAGCTTCCGTCGCAGCTTCACCTTCCCGGGGCTGGTGAAGGCCGCGGACATCACCTCCACCATGTCCTCCGACGGCGTCCTCACCGTCACGGTGCCCAAGAAG CAATCGTCCTGCGACGTTCGCGTCATCGGGAACAGTTCCACGGTGAGGGACGCTGTGGCCACCGCGGAGAAACAATCCTCATCCTCCGTCAGCAGCAGCTCGACGACGGTGAAGGAAAGCAGCTCCAGGACATCAGTCCGCGATGAAGGGTCGTCACTCCACGCCCTAAACAACATGTCCAGCaggacagcagcagcaggagacaggcaccagcagcagcaggtaCGCGCCGCGTCGCAGGAGTCGGCTACGACCAGCCACGGCCGCCGCGACGCCGCCGGAAAGTCGTCTTGGGTGCTGGACTCCCTCCTCCCCGTGTTCCCTAAGGGGCCCTTCTTCCACGACTCCTTCTTCGAGGAGTCTCGCCAGCACTTCGAGACAGCCGTGAAGGAGGCCCTGGGCAGGctgggccaggaggaggaggctgcggctgACGACTTCTCGCTGTACAGGAGTCTGCGAGCCAAGGACATGACGGACGCGAGCCAGGCGGTCAAGGTCACCGAGGACGAGCACGGTCACCAG GTGGTGCTCGACGTGCGCGACTTCCAGGGCGGCGACGTGCGCGTGAAGGTGGTGGGCAGCAGCCAGGTGCAGGTGGAGGGGcggctggagaaggaggagggcggcCGCTCGTCCACCCGCAGCTTCCGGCGACGCTTCCACCTCCCCGgcgtgctggacgtggccgccgtCACCTCCGCCCTGTCCTCCGACGGCGTCCTCACCATCAGGGCGCCCAAGGGCAGGCCGGCCGCCGGCAAGCCCAGCTGCTGA
- the LOC126988217 gene encoding serine-rich adhesin for platelets-like isoform X4 — translation MAPIQQSVSTAASNSRSTSDLTTGSTRDFANSVHKVKESYSSNSSSISSSSHSDAAHSSMTGSRPGDATQQETLLPISSRGHFFSDAFFEDARQHFESAVRKVLERRGHSRSSVHDDLTSYRMLRQADLSESTQAATVTENATCHQVVMDVRDFTAGDVKVKVVDEDEVVVEGSVEQRSGGSVSKKSFRRSFTFPGLVKAADITSTMSSDGVLTVTVPKKEHVAQITNITVQESNTSADSARTNTSAQNAKTNINKTNTQTTSSADTAKTLAQAARQTSATTHSQSSSSVASSATTVDSSVRSASRESQQASDTTTTATAKDATFTKPASENDFPVQPSDLLLPISHGGLFFQDSFFAQAHQEFEEAMKKVLQSAGESPKADVMTSYRSLRERHLTDENQAVSRSEDSQQHKVVMDVRDFTAGDVKVKVVDEDEVVVEGSVEQRSGGSVSKKSFRRSFTFPGLVKAADITSTMSSDGVLTVTVPKKEHVAQITNITVQESNTKTNTSADSARTNTSAQNAKTNINKTNTQTTSSADTAKTLAQAARQTSATTHSQSSSSVASSATTVDSSVRSASRESQQASDTTTTATAKDATFTKPASENGFPAQPSDLLLPITHGGLFFQDSFFAQAHQEFEEAMKKVLQSAGESPKADVMTSYRSLRERHLTDENQAVSRSEDSQQHKVVMDVRDFTAGDVKVKVVDEDEVVVEGSVEQRSGGSVSKKSFRRSFTFPGLVKAADITSTMSSDGVLTVTVPKKEHVGQITNITVQESNTKTNTSADSARTNTSAQNTKTNSNKTNTVAGNTQTTTSADTATTLAQAARQTSATTHSQSSSSMASSATTVDSSVRSASREFQQASDTTNTTTATDAACTKPASENGFPAQPSDLLLPISHGGLFFQDSFFAQAHQEFEEAMKKVLQSAGEFPKADVMTSYRNLRERHLTDENQAMSRSEDSQQHKVVMDVRDFMAGDVKVKVVDEDEVVVEGSVEQRSGGSVSKKSFRRSFTFPGLVKAADITSTMSSDGVLTVTVPKKQSSCDVRVIGNSSTVRDAVATAEKQSSSSVSSSSTTVKESSSRTSVRDEGSSLHALNNMSSRTAAAGDRHQQQQVRAASQESATTSHGRRDAAGKSSWVLDSLLPVFPKGPFFHDSFFEESRQHFETAVKEALGRLGQEEEAAADDFSLYRSLRAKDMTDASQAVKVTEDEHGHQVVLDVRDFQGGDVRVKVVGSSQVQVEGRLEKEEGGRSSTRSFRRRFHLPGVLDVAAVTSALSSDGVLTIRAPKGRPAAGKPSC, via the exons ATGGCGCCCATCCAGCAGTCTGTCTCCACCGCAGCCTCCAACAGCAGGAGCACCAGTGACCTGACCACCGGCAGCACGCGTGACTTTGCCAACAGTGTCCACAAGGTGAAGGAGAGctacagcagcaacagcagcagcatctcctcctccagccacaGCGACGCAGCACACAGCAGCATGACCGGCAGCAGACCCGGCGACGCGACACAGCAGGAGACGCTGCTGCCCATCTCCTCCAGAGGACACTTCTTCAGCGACGCCTTCTTCGAGGACGCCCGCCAGCACTTCGAGTCGGCCGTGAGGAAAGTGCTGGAGCGGCGCGGCCACAGCAGGTCCAGCGTGCACGACGACCTGACCAGCTACAGGATGCTGCGGCAGGCTGACCTCAGCGAGAGCACGCAGGCCGCCACCGTCACGGAGAACGCCACCTGCCACCAG GTTGTGATGGACGTGCGGGACTTCACGGCGGGAGacgtgaaggtgaaggtggtggacgaggacgaggtggtggtggagggcagcGTGGAGCAGAGGAGCGGCGGCTCAGTGTCCAAAAAGAGCTTCCGTCGCAGCTTCACCTTCCCGGGGCTGGTGAAGGCCGCGGACATCACCTCCACCATGTCCTCCGACGGCGTCCTCACCGTCACGGTGCCCAAGAAG gAGCACGTGGCCCAGATCACCAACATCACCGTTCAGGAGTCAAACACATCAGCAGACTCTGCCAGGACAAACACATCAGCACAAAACGCCAAGACGAACAtaaacaagacaaacacacagacaacctCCTCAGCAGACACCGCCAAGACCCTGGCACAGGCCGCCCGCCAGACCTCCGCCACAACACACTCACAGTCGTCGTCGTCAGTGGCCTCGAGCGCCACAACCGTCGACAGCTCCGTCAGGAGCGCGTCGAGGGAGTCCCAGCAGGCgagtgacaccaccaccaccgccactgccaagGACGCTACCTTTACGAAGCCTGCGTCCGAGAACGACTTCCCCGTCCAGCCCTCAGACCTGCTGCTGCCCATCTCGCACGGCGGACTCTTCTTCCAAGACTCGTTCTTCGCCCAGGCTCACCAGGAGTTTGAGGAGGCCATGAAGAAGGTGCTGCAGTCAGCGGGCGAGTCTCCCAAGGCTGACGTCATGACCTCCTACAGGAGTCTGCGGGAGCGACACCTGACGGACGAGAACCAGGCGGTGTCCCGCAGCGAGGACAGCCAGCAGCACAAG GTTGTGATGGACGTGCGGGACTTCACGGCGGGAGacgtgaaggtgaaggtggtggacgaagacgaggtggtggtggagggcagcGTGGAGCAGAGGAGCGGCGGCTCAGTGTCCAAAAAGAGCTTCCGTCGCAGCTTCACCTTCCCGGGGCTGGTGAAGGCCGCGGACATCACCTCCACCATGTCCTCCGACGGCGTCCTCACCGTCACGGTGCCCAAGAag gAGCACGTGGCCCAGATCACCAACATCACCGTTCAGGAGTCAAACACCAAGACTAACACATCGGCAGACTCTGCCAGGACAAACACATCAGCACAAAACGCCAAGACGAACAtaaacaagacaaacacacagacaacctCCTCAGCAGACACCGCCAAGACCCTGGCACAGGCCGCCCGCCAGACCTCCGCCACAACACACTCACAGTCGTCGTCGTCAGTGGCCTCGAGCGCCACAACCGTCGACAGCTCCGTCAGGAGCGCGTCGAGGGAGTCCCAGCAGGCgagtgacaccaccaccaccgccactgccaagGACGCTACCTTTACGAAGCCTGCGTCCGAGAACGGCTTCCCCGCCCAGCCCTCAGACCTGCTGCTGCCCATCACACACGGCGGACTCTTCTTCCAAGACTCGTTCTTCGCCCAGGCTCACCAGGAGTTCGAGGAGGCCATGAAGAAGGTGCTGCAGTCAGCGGGCGAGTCTCCCAAGGCTGACGTCATGACCTCCTACAGGAGTCTGCGGGAGCGACACCTGACGGACGAGAACCAGGCGGTGTCCCGCAGCGAGGACAGCCAGCAGCACAAG GTTGTAATGGACGTGCGGGACTTCACGGCGGGAGacgtgaaggtgaaggtggtggacgaggacgaggtggtggtggagggcagcGTGGAGCAGAGGAGCGGCGGCTCAGTGTCCAAAAAGAGCTTCCGTCGCAGCTTCACCTTCCCGGGGCTGGTGAAGGCCGCGGACATCACCTCCACCATGTCCTCCGATGGCGTCCTCACCGTCACGGTGCCCAAGAag GAGCACGTGGGCCAGATCACCAACATCACCGTTCAGGAATCTAACACCAAGACTAACACATCGGCAGACTCTGCCAGGACAAACACATCAGCACAAAACACCAAGACGAACAGCAACAAGACAAACACAGTAGCCGGAAACACACAGACAACCACGTCAGCAGACACCGCCACGACCCTGGCACAGGCCGCCCGCCAGACCTCCGCCACAACACACTCACAGTCATCGTCGTCAATGGCCTCGAGCGCCACAACCGTCGACAGCTCCGTCAGGAGCGCGTCGAGGGAGTTCCAGCAAGCGAgtgacaccaccaacaccaccaccgccacggacGCAGCCTGCACGAAGCCTGCGTCCGAGAACGGCTTCCCCGCCCAGCCCTCAGACCTGCTGCTGCCCATCTCGCACGGCGGACTCTTCTTCCAAGACTCGTTCTTCGCCCAGGCTCACCAGGAGTTCGAGGAGGCCATGAAGAAGGTGCTTCAGTCAGCGGGCGAGTTTCCCAAGGCTGACGTCATGACCTCCTACAGGAATCTGCGGGAACGACACTTGACGGACGAGAACCAGGCGATGTCCCGCAGCGAGGACAGCCAGCAGCACAAG GTTGTGATGGACGTGCGGGACTTCATGGCGGGAGacgtgaaggtgaaggtggtggacgaggacgaggtggtggtggagggcagtGTGGAGCAGAGGAGCGGCGGCTCAGTGTCCAAAAAGAGCTTCCGTCGCAGCTTCACCTTCCCGGGGCTGGTGAAGGCCGCGGACATCACCTCCACCATGTCCTCCGACGGCGTCCTCACCGTCACGGTGCCCAAGAAG CAATCGTCCTGCGACGTTCGCGTCATCGGGAACAGTTCCACGGTGAGGGACGCTGTGGCCACCGCGGAGAAACAATCCTCATCCTCCGTCAGCAGCAGCTCGACGACGGTGAAGGAAAGCAGCTCCAGGACATCAGTCCGCGATGAAGGGTCGTCACTCCACGCCCTAAACAACATGTCCAGCaggacagcagcagcaggagacaggcaccagcagcagcaggtaCGCGCCGCGTCGCAGGAGTCGGCTACGACCAGCCACGGCCGCCGCGACGCCGCCGGAAAGTCGTCTTGGGTGCTGGACTCCCTCCTCCCCGTGTTCCCTAAGGGGCCCTTCTTCCACGACTCCTTCTTCGAGGAGTCTCGCCAGCACTTCGAGACAGCCGTGAAGGAGGCCCTGGGCAGGctgggccaggaggaggaggctgcggctgACGACTTCTCGCTGTACAGGAGTCTGCGAGCCAAGGACATGACGGACGCGAGCCAGGCGGTCAAGGTCACCGAGGACGAGCACGGTCACCAG GTGGTGCTCGACGTGCGCGACTTCCAGGGCGGCGACGTGCGCGTGAAGGTGGTGGGCAGCAGCCAGGTGCAGGTGGAGGGGcggctggagaaggaggagggcggcCGCTCGTCCACCCGCAGCTTCCGGCGACGCTTCCACCTCCCCGgcgtgctggacgtggccgccgtCACCTCCGCCCTGTCCTCCGACGGCGTCCTCACCATCAGGGCGCCCAAGGGCAGGCCGGCCGCCGGCAAGCCCAGCTGCTGA